The Setaria viridis chromosome 2, Setaria_viridis_v4.0, whole genome shotgun sequence DNA window CCAGAATGTGTATATTTGAGCCCCAGCACTAGAAATAGCCCAGCCAATATCCCAAACTCCCTCACaaccctctctttctctctcgcaTGCAATGATGTCCGGCCTGTTAGTATTGCCCACATGTGCAGTCTACACAATTCAAGCCACCTCGTCAGGCAGGGGAGCAAGCGCGCGCTATCCAGGCCAGATGCGAGCAGTGAGcgccaaggtaaggggcaagcCAACATCGGCGGGAGTGAGGAAATGCTATCATGGATTGCTACGCCAGCGGCCCGCCGCAAGCTGAGAGAAGGCATCGCGCTCATTGTGGATTCTTTGACGAGTGGAAGTGAGGAAGGGAAGGGCATCAGCTAGCATCTCATCTATATAGAAGGTTTGTGTCTCCGCAATGGCCACATCTTGCTATAGTTGGTACACGATTACTAGCTACTCAGTAATAAAAAATTGGCAGTTTCGGTTGTACATCAATAAGAAAGAAATTTGAAAttcccctaatcttcatctgcAAACGGATACTGACATTGCAGTAGAGAAACTGAAATTGCAAGGACAAAATGTCGGGTTGATGGGACATCATGTGGTGTTGATAATTCATGAAGATTAACATGACTAAATTCTTGAAGATGATGGACAATTTATGATGTTGGCTAGCTTTTGTATAACCGCGGGGGGATGAGTGCCGTGCCATGTTAGGTTATGATGTCAACAAGCAAGCTACTGCAACTCTGCAAGACGAAGATATGTTGCATTAGCGCCATGACAACCTTGAGGATATGATTTTCCAAGATAAGTGTAAAATCGTGCAGCAATGACAATCACCTAGACGCGAAGTATAGTGGACTGTGTTATAATTGCTTATGCAGacttttttcccttcttttatGGAGGTATTAAGTTTGGAATCTCTGTACACCCAATTCTGAAATCCTGCgtccgccactgccgccgccgagaACGGATTGCTCCCGGATAaacgcgcccccccccccccccccccaaaatcCCCAATCCTAGAACCCTACCCTGGCTGGACCGCTAGAGAACCTACACCATAACCCTAGGCGAGAGGAGAGCGAGGAGACGCCGGCGGAGGAAGGTACCTGGTCGTAGGTCTTGACGAGTCGGCACCGGAGGCAGGCCCGCAGCTCGGGGCCGAAGCTAGTCGGGATCTGCGCGTGCGTGAcccggtcgtcgtcgtccatcatccctccgccgccgccgcccctcatcCTCGCCGCTCCGATAGCCCCCGCTTCCTGCTCGCTTCCCTCCTCTCCTCgagagctctctctctctcggtttcttcttcctcgcgttGGTTCGCACGGACACGGACTCTGGCTGGGCTTCCCTCTCGTCGCTTCGTCGTATTGTGGACCTGTTTGGTGTGTGTGGCATCGGAAGATTTGGGCTTACGTCTCAGCCCAACAGGGATATCAACGGGCCCGTCAAGCGTTGAGGCCCACCCGTGTCAAGacggtgggggggggggggggggggggggggggggggaggaggggggatgcggcggcggcggggggaagCAGCAGCGCGACGAGTTTGGTTGGGCCGCTCTGTGAAGGTGTTTGCTTGCTGTGTGGTGGGCGAGGCATAGCGCATGGGCCACTGTCCTTCTAGGCCAACTGTTCTACTCCtactctcaaaaaaaaaaaaactgttctACTCCTCCAGGCTGCAGCTGGAGACTACAGACCAGACTTCACTGTAGAAGTGTAGAGCTTGCAGATCAAATATGAAACGGCCCCTCCTACCGTCCTACACGGCTACTCTCAAAGAGTAACAGAGCATGCTACAGCTACAAGACTCTACAGTCTCTGGAGCTAAATGACTCAACCAGATCCAATTGTCTGCCATGGCAGCAATGGAGAGTGGAATAATTCCCGGCCGGTGGTCACTCACCGGGACGGCCAGAGCAGTAGCCTTTCACAGAAGCAGGGAATCCTATGGGCTGCGCCACTGATGCAAATGCAGCATGGCCACCATCATTAGCGTGCCAGGCAGCAGGCAGCTCAGGGCTATCCCTAACATGGAGGAGTAACAGAAACTCTTGCCTCTTGGGCCCACCACCAATGGCTCGCTCCATGCCTCCATGGGAACGAGACCACCAGAACATGACAAGCTCGTTACGCTCTCAGTTTTCTTTCTCGTACTGTAGCAGCGGTGATGGTGCTACAGCTCCTCACAATTTTAGTAAAATGGGATTAGGTGCCACTGACCGGCATCAATCAAGGGACCATCCCCATCCTCCTGACCTACCAACAGGGACGCTTCATGCAACTGAAAGTGGAGACTTGAGAAgacggaagaaaaaaaaaggcagcagCTCCAGCGCTAGCAAGGATCATGATCCTTGATCCAGCAGCCAGCAGCTGAGACATCCAGTCACGGAATCAGACAATGCACCGCTAGGTTGTTACATCAGTACGCGCACCACGGGCACGGCACGTCCGACCAACCAACAAAAGCGCAAACCAAATCATCAATGTTAAATTAGAGAGATAACCATCGTTGCTGTCGCACccacacaccaccaccaccatcagagGGGGGATTAACAACGATCACGAGGGAAAACCTGGCGCGAAGTCGCGGGAAACAGGAAAGCAAACCGGCGGTTCCAATCGATCAGTCCTTGGGGGGAAAGGAAAAAGGAACTCCTAAAAGATCACTCCtagaggacggcgacggcgatgagGAAATGAATGGTGTAGGGGCTGCTATGTCCATCAGGTTGTTGttgaagctgctgctgcttttgttAAACCAGCGCGATGCTGCTCTCGCCGCCGGGAGGCTTGCGGATCCCGCCCAGGTAGTCCCGGGAAGGGGCCTTCCCGTCCGCGAAGATGTCGCTGCCGGTCATCTCCTTCAGCTTCGAAGCGCTCAGGTGCTTCTCCGCCATCCCGGGGGCCTCGTCACCCTTGAAGATGCCGTTGCCGGTCAGGTCGCTGAATTTCTTCGTGGGGatcttcttcgccgtcttcaCCACGCTGTCTTCGTCGGCTTCACCAAACTTGAAGTTGCTTACCTGTTGCGTGAACGACAACAAACAGTAAGCaacacaactttttttttttgtgtgtgtgtggctcAATTAAGAACGAAATGAGTTGAGAGATCAGGACATAAGCGTTTTTGCCCGGTGTCTGTGAGGTCGAGCCGTTCTCCGAGTTGCGTGGCCGCGGGTCCTCAGGAGGAGCGAAGATGTCGTGGCCGCTGAGCTCCTTGGATTTCAAGTCAGATATCTGTCTCTTCATCTTGCTGTCATCCTCGCTCAGAAGCGTGCCACTTAGCTCGCGCTGCTTTGCAACCTCAGCTATGGAAGTCGGCTTCTTTGGAGAAACGCTTTCTTCCTCGGCAAATGAGATGTGGCTTATAGTACTAATTGCCTGCATTAGACAAAAACTCAGCAGGATTAGTCTATCCGTGTAACTGTGCTTCAGCTACTAATTCAGTTAAACCTATCATCAAATCAATGGGAATGGATATTCATCCTTTCACTTTGAAGGCTACATCAAGATGATTAAGTTTTACAAACCTGCTTAAGTGTGCATGCAGCAAGTAGTGTATTACTAAATGATAGATTTAGAGAGGCTTAGCAGTCAGTACAAAAATTCAGTTCCAGTAGCTAATTATGCAGGAAAAATACAGAACTTGCTGTAATCTAAAATGTTTTAAAATTTAGTCAAGGTTTGTTGTGTATTGACATTTTAAGCAACAAAAGGTACCGACAGTAGATAAGTACCTAAATCTAATTTGTCTATCAATAAAAGTTCTGAATATTTCCTTCAGTCCAACTGACCAATCAAAACGTTCGGTTCTATCACAAGGAAAGGTCACCACTCACCAACCAATGCGTATACAAACTAATAATGCTTGCCCAAACCCTTCACTCAAGATTCATCCCAACAACCTCTGACTCTTAGGACAGGTATAACATTTAGCAAGTTTGATCATAGCAATCAGCAGCTTATCAATGGCATTCTAAATGCATAGTAAAGCAAGAATGTAAATCAACTTCTTcaccgcaaaaaaaaaaaatcggcaCAACatctgaaaataaaaatatactATCAACACTGCAGCATTGCCAGGAGTACAGCCTAGCTGACCATGTCGCACCAAAACCGAAGGGAAATCAGCCTACATAGTCCTTCAAAAAACAACCAGAAGCTGTACCTGGTAGTTCTTTGGAGCCGTTCGGATGGGAGTAGCAGAGGCATTGGCAGATTCATCCTCTTCAACCTCGCCTCCAGCTGCAAATATGCCACTTCCTGTCATCTCCTTCCACTTAGGAGCAGAGCATGGTTTCctgaagaaagaagaacagCTTGGTGAAATACAACCAGTAAATCAAGGCTCCAAACAGCTTGGTGAACCACAGCTAGTAAATCACAGCTCCATACAGGAGCTAATCTGAAATCTGAGTAAGCAATAAAACTAAGATGGCTTGCAGAACTTGCCGAAACCTACACGGATCAGCAGCCTCATGATCGACACGAATTCATCAATAGCGCTCGAAAGCATGATTACTTATTTAAACAGTGCAAGTGATCTTCAAGGAAACTCTTTCTGTTTGTCTCACAACTGACCTTCAACATTACAAAAGGTACGGTCAGATTTCAAGATTCCAACATATTTGGTGAGATGGCAACTACATGAACATCCAAACCATGCCACACTAGAATACACTACTAGCAATTCCTTTTTCTGGAGCCTGCAGAGCAGAACCGAAAACAGAAAAATCTTAAAGAACAGAGTCGGAACTCGGCGCGCATATGCAAAACTAGCTAAAACTCAAATCCAACGGATTTCTCTGCTCGCATCTCCACAGATCAATAACCGAAACCTAAAAATTTAAACTTCTCCGTAACTTGGGGCCGTAAATCTCGAGAGATCTAGTAATCGCCAAGACCAAAAACCCGTCATCAGACGGCTGAACAAGAACAGAGCACCAAATCCTTCCACCCCGAAAGAATCCCGGCAGGGTAAACGCTCGGAAGCTCACCTCTTGTTGAGgctctcggcctcctcctccgtcaccTGCCCGCCGAACACCACTTTCCTGACCGCCTCCGACGGCTGCACCGAAGAGAAAAAAGTTGAGACAAGCCGAAACCCCTGCTTTGTCAACAATGACGACCGAGAGCTGGTCGCCCCCGCGGCGCCTCGTGGGGGACCCGGGGGTCCGCTCACCtggtgcggccggcggttggACGGCGGCGTGGCCCCGGCGAGCGGCTCCTGCGGCGCCCCCTCCGGCCAGATCAGCAGGTCCGCCGTCGACGTGTGGGACTtcctcaccggcgccggcctcTCCATGTCCGCCCTCCTCACTTCGCACAGCCCTCTCACACACACTCCTGCCGGGGACGAAACGGAGGGGAGGTGCCGCTGCGTTTCTCTCTCTAGCTCGCTGGggggctctctctctctaaaaaggcgagggcgaggtgaggtgggaCGAGAGTGGAGTGTGGAGTCGAATGGAAGGAAGGTGAGGGGTCGCTGTGTGGTGGCTCACGGCCCCCACCCTTTTTTAAAGACCCCACCCACGCCCACCCACTCCCCCCGCGGCCGATGACAGGCGGGCCCGGTCGTCGGCGGAAGGGGATCGTTGTGCGGCTGCCCGGCGGGGCCCGCGGGCTGAGGGGGGCTGACCGCGTGACGGGACGGGGCCGTGGCGCCCGTAACGATCGCGTCGCGACGCCGTGCGGTGCGCGTCCCTTCCCCCAGCGCCCGTCAgtatttgaaattttgaacgCGTGCCGCGTGCGGGCGGCACGCACGGAACGGGCCGGATCGGCCCCCGTAACGGTcgccgtctctctctctctctctctctctccctgtcTGTTTCGTCAGCTACGGacgcggagcaggagcaggagcaggctgaCAACGAGTCAAGAATGTTCTGGATCTTGTATTCTTGTAATGCAAGTACAAGCTACGGTCGTATATTTACCTTGGTATTCGTGCAACACTTGGATAAGGATTCGCATCATGATGGTTAAATTTTTGTGACGAAGCAGCGGGAGCACGTTTTTCTAGCTTGATGAATCATGaatggcagagctcctgccattacgattcagaaagaaaaaaaaaagagcacgtAGCTCGTTTTGAATACACTTTATCTCGCTGATATTATCATGTTTTTCAAAATATAACCTTGAACctagataagaaaaaaaaatcattttttaatTTGCCAATTTGGATACTTAGGAGTAAATTGAGTTGACATTTCCTATACAAAGTGTCAAGTAGACAAAATGAATGATTCAAGGCTCTAAAGTAGACATTTCCCCTAACATTTGTGCGTACACTCtactttttaattcaaaataaaaaagagtACAAACTTGAATATTTAAGATGTGAATAGGACGAATATCAATATTCAACACATCTTGACACTATTTGTATCCGAATTTAATTCGAGAAAAAAATTAACTATGTGTATTTGTATTCTATATTTCCGTTCGTATCTGATCCGCTTTCATCCCTCTGTCAGTGATAATCAGTAATCAGTATATAGCCATAAGACAGAAGAAAGCTCAAAACCAAGAAAAGTCCGAAAATcgtttaaaaaagaaaagtcaGAAAAAGATTACTTGTGTTCTCTACATGTAAAATAAGTTCTTTAGGCATGGTCGCATGGAGGTGCATGCATGCCATTCCACTATTTGATCGAACTTTTTTTTAGAGGAAATCTTTGATGGAAGTTTGATTGCGACCCCCAAAGAAAGTGAGGGGATTTGGAACCACTCCCAACCATAATCAACGTACGGTGGCGCCATCGGAGCGGATGGGCCAACGGCTTTCTCGTAGCACTGTATGTAGCAGGCACTAATGCCCCGACGAAGTGGCCGTTTCGTCCTGATTTGCGTTGCGATCGTTATCGTACCAAACAGCAACCAAAATCAAACAAATCATGGTGACAAGCAGTAGTATCAGGAAAGCAACGGTTCCCTTGAGGCTACGACGGAATGACCAATGGAGCACCCGTTTTCAGACCGATTTGCTAGCAAGGGTGACTGTACGTACCAAACGTGCAAGAAACACCTAACATGTCCTAACAACAAAGCACTAGGCCACTGGTAGGAAAGATCAGGGGATTGATTTTCTTTAACGATAGAGAGTAATACAATCTCGAGCTTATAGGAGTAATTGTCTACTGCAAAAGTACAAATGCAATTCTTTGTTTGGTACGAAATGACTGTACCGTGCCACTACAAATGCAATCTTTGTTTGGACCGCTCATGGTcgcagaagaaaaggaaaaaaaaaggtgtagTACCTAGAGTTGAATCAAAAATGTAAAAGGAGGATCAATATGAATGCGATACAATGGTTTTTAACTCGCAAGAGCAAATGTCACCGATAAATTATCTCATGCTCAACACTGCGAAATGAAGCAATGAATAAAAAGATGCATATAAAATAAGCATGACATCCGTGGGATATTAAAATaaggaaaaacaaacaaacactCTATGGGCTAGCTATTAGCTAGTACTATAGGTCGAGCTTCTACTCCACATGTGGGAAATGTTTTTTTATCGCTGTTATGGACTTATGGTCCTAGTCTAGCTAGCAAAATATGGGTGTTATGGTCCTAGTCTAGGATGGTTACTTTACCTTTCCTTTTTAAATTATATTCTTGCTCGTATACAAAAAAAGGTAATCACAGGTAATTTTCTTCTTAGCATGTAGGATCATTTGGCCAAATAAGAATTGCAATTTATCTCTCACTTTGGCTCCAAAGGGAAAGAAATTAATATAATGTCTCGCTTCGGCTTCAGTAGATCTTTATCAACAAATAAAAGTAGCAGCTTCCTTTTCCTTCCtgtttgttttaaaaaataGGAAAGAACTAAATGTAAGAAAGATGTTGGGATTGAATGTATttaactactccctctgtttatTTTTATAAGGTGTGGTATGACATGACACGGTCTCCCAAATTACATTTTAACCATTaaattatcttatattatattgtttatggttataaacttataatcatcggatagtacatttgattacaaatccaaccaattcaagtttacatcataaaaattaaaaaattatcggttaaattattggtcaaagataataaagtttgaatcttgatatgcatgTACGCCTTATAAAGATAAACGGAGTGAGTACGTTGAGAAGCTCAAGCATGGCAAAAACAAAAGCATCATTCAGACATTAATTCATTTTGTCTTTTCTGACTATGAACTACATTAATGGCAACAGGAATATTCATTCTTTTAGTGCTAAATCGCTAACCGCAATTGGCGCAATTGGTCTGCATTTTAATTCAT harbors:
- the LOC117846035 gene encoding uncharacterized protein isoform X2, coding for MERPAPVRKSHTSTADLLIWPEGAPQEPLAGATPPSNRRPHQPSEAVRKVVFGGQVTEEEAESLNKRKPCSAPKWKEMTGSGIFAAGGEVEEDESANASATPIRTAPKNYQAISTISHISFAEEESVSPKKPTSIAEVAKQRELSGTLLSEDDSKMKRQISDLKSKELSGHDIFAPPEDPRPRNSENGSTSQTPGKNAYVSNFKFGEADEDSVVKTAKKIPTKKFSDLTGNGIFKGDEAPGMAEKHLSASKLKEMTGSDIFADGKAPSRDYLGGIRKPPGGESSIALV
- the LOC117846035 gene encoding uncharacterized protein isoform X1 gives rise to the protein MERPAPVRKSHTSTADLLIWPEGAPQEPLAGATPPSNRRPHQVSGPPGPPRGAAGATSSRSSLLTKQGFRLVSTFFSSVQPSEAVRKVVFGGQVTEEEAESLNKRKPCSAPKWKEMTGSGIFAAGGEVEEDESANASATPIRTAPKNYQAISTISHISFAEEESVSPKKPTSIAEVAKQRELSGTLLSEDDSKMKRQISDLKSKELSGHDIFAPPEDPRPRNSENGSTSQTPGKNAYVSNFKFGEADEDSVVKTAKKIPTKKFSDLTGNGIFKGDEAPGMAEKHLSASKLKEMTGSDIFADGKAPSRDYLGGIRKPPGGESSIALV